Genomic DNA from Bacillota bacterium:
GCCACGACACAGAGTTTCAAGGAGATCATTACGAAGGCGGTTTACGGCCGGGGCGAGGGAACGGCTCACGGGGTAGTGACCTTTCCACACCTGGCTGACGTCAAGAAAGTGCTCGGCGCCACCGCAACCGAGTTCCGCGTGGGCGACGTGTCCATAGACAACACCGGGGGTGACGTGGTCGCGTCGGTCAACGGACAGTTCAACGTGCACGTGTGGTACATGTGCGGCGAGGACACCGCAGTCGCGAAGCAGGTGGTGTCGGCCACGGTCGAGATCCCGGTCAAGCCCATGGGCAGGGAGCAGTATAACGGCCTGTCCGTGCGTGTGTGGGTCGTGAAACAACCGGAATGCGGCACAGCCACGATCAGCGCGGTGAAAGACAGCGTGGAAGTGGAAGTCGATGCCACCCTCGCCGCCGAGCTGACCGGAGAGACCAAACTCAAGGTCGCGCTGTTGCCACCGGCGGGCCTGGAGCCGGTGAGTTCGGACCGCGCGGTGGAACGCGGGTCCGCGAAACCCAGGCCCACGGGTTCACCGCCAAACCCGCGCGGGCCGGCGCCGCAGCCCTCGCCGCCACCGCTGGACTGGGACGACGAGGTACCGAAGAGTACGGACCACGATGACTGAAAACAGCGACACGCAGCGACCTGTGACGGTCACGAGCCATGACGGTTGAATTCGGCGGCGAATTTACACAACGTGTCGACATATTCGGGCCGGGCGGCATATATATGATTAACCGCGGGAGGCGAAGGGAGGAGCCCAGTCGTGAAGTGGACCGATGAATACGTGGGGAGTAAGTCGGACCTTATCCAATACCTGAAGGCGTTCGTGGGACAGGTGAACAGCAACACGCTCTCCGTGCAGGCACAGCCGGTATCGGTTCCGGACGGCACAGAGATTACCTTCAAAGTGAAGTACAACGAGGATGAAGAGGAAGGCCAGCTCTCCATCAAGGTGTCCTGGTCGAAGGTACCGGAAGAGTAACCGAAGGGACCCGTGACGCACTGAGGCAGGGGTTTCCCCTGCCCCTTTTTGTCGGCACGCCAAGGCACTGACCATGGAGTGAGGTAGTTGAAAGTCGCGCTGGTCTGCACCGAGAAGCTGCCGGTCCCGCCCGTTAAGGGCGGGGCAATCCAGCTGTATATAGACGGGGTGCTCCCGTACCTCTCGAACAAGCACGACCTCACGGTTTTCGGGATCGAGGACCCATCGCTTCCCGGCAGGGAGGCCGGGCCATACGCCGAGTTCGTACGCCTCCCCGCAGGCAGCACTACGGAATACCTTTCCGAAATAGCGAGGGCGCTGGAGTCCACGCCGTCCGACATCGTACACGTTTTCAACAGGCCGAAATGGGTCCCGGCGCTCAACCATGCGTCGCCCGAATCAACATGGCTGCTCAACGTGCACAACGAGATGTTCAACAGCGGTAAGATAAGCCGCACCGACGCCGAGAACTGCATCGCCCTGGTACGCGGGATAGCCACCGTGAGCGACTTCATCAAGAGATCCATCACGGCGCTCTATCCCGAGGCAGCCTCGAAATGCCGGGTCGTGTATTCGGGGGTAGACACTCTCCTTTACCGGCCCGCGTGGGAATCGGAGCAGGCGGCGGCCCGGCGGCGTGAGGTAAGGTCGAGACTCGGCCTGGAGGACCCCTGGGTCCTCCTGTTCGTCGGCAGGCTCACCGACAAGAAGGGCGCCCACATCGTGCTCAAGGCGATGCACGAGATTCGCCGGCTCCACCCCCGCATAGCGCTGGTCGTGGTGGGCAGCAGGTGGTACGGCGGAAATACGAGCGACGACTATGTGCGCTACCTCGACCGAGAGGCCGCCAAACTGGGCAAATCCGTAGTTTTCACGGGTTTCGTTCCGCCGTCCGAGGTGCCCGCCTACTACGCGGCGGCGGACGCGTTCGTCTGCGCGTCGCAATGGACCGAGCCTCTATCGAGGACCATATACGAGGCCATGGCGTCGGGGTTGCCCGTGATCACCACGTCGAGGGGCGGGAACGCTGAGATTATCCGCGGGACGGGCGCCGGCCTCATAGTAGACGACTACACGAACCCCGGCGAGTTCGCCCACCACGTATCCTACCTCTACAGCAACCCCGCCCACGCGGAAAGGATGGGCCGGACCGGTCGACAGCTCGCAGAGGGCTGGTACGGCTGGGAGCGGGTGGCCGCCGACCTCGACGAGATGTACCGGTGGGCGGCCCCGGCTAAACGGCCAGGCCGCGCGGCGGTGGGGATAACCGTATGAACGTGGCGGTGATCGGGTGCGGGTACGTCGGGCTTACGACGGGCGCCGCCCTCGCCTGGATGGGGCACCGCGTCTACTGCGCCGACAGAGACCCCTCCGTCGTGGGGCTGCTCAACGACGGGAAAATACACTTGTACGAGCCGGACCTCGACAGGCTGGTGTCGTCGGCGGCCGGAGCCGGCAGGCTTCGTTTCACAACATCCACCGCAGAGGCCATCGTGGGGGCCGAGGTGGCGCTCGTGTGCGCCGGCACTCCCTCGTCCCCTGACGGTTCGGCGGACCTGTCCCAGGTGAAAGACGCATACGAATGCATCGCGCGGGCGCCGGGTCCACGGCGAGGCGCGCTCGTGGTGGCGACAAAGAGCACTGTGCCACCGGGAACGTGTTCATCGTTGGCGGCCAGGTACGGGTCCTACGGGATGCGGATCTGCTCCAACCCGGAGTTCCTCAGGGAGGGAACGGCCGTCCGTGACGCCCTGCACCCCGACCGCGTGGTCATCGGCTCCGATGACCCGGTTTCTACCCAGGTGTTATGTGAGCTGTATATGTCGCTGGGGCGCCCGTTGTTTGTCGTCTCTCCCATCGAGGCGGAACTGATCAAGTACGCCGCCAACTCCTTCCTTGCCGCCAGGATATCGTTCATTAACGAATTCGCGGAGTTGTGCGAGGCCGTCGGGGCGGACGTTACCAGGGTGGCGGCCGCGGCCGGCGCGGACCCGCGCATCGGAGCCTCGTTCATGCAGGCGGGGATCGGGTTTGGGGGGCCGTGTCTCCCGAAGGACCTGAAGGCTCTCGTGTCCGCCGGCAGGGACCACGGGGTGGCAATGGACATTCTCGAACAGGTAGAGAGGCGAAACTCCAGGCAGCGCGCCAGGGCGGTCGAACGGATAGCGCGCGCGCTGGGCGGGCTCGAAGGCAGGATCGTTGCGGTCTGGGGAGTGACGTTCAAGCCGGGCGCGGGCGATACGAGGGAATCACCGCCCGTGGACGTCGCGCGGGTCATTATGGAGTCAGGGGCGTCGGTCAGGTTCTACGACCCGGCAGTCGAGACCCCCGTCCCCGGCATTGAGGGCGCCGTGTGCTGCGATAGCCCGTATGAGGCAGTCCGCGGCGCGCACGCGCTGGCGTTGCTTACCGAGTGGGACGAGTTTCGCTGGGTCGATTGGGGCCTCGTCAGGCGCCTGATGGAGGGCGACTTCGTGTTTGACGGGAGAAACGCCCTGTCCCCCGCCGTCGTGCGGGCAATGGGGTTTGAGTATGCCGGCGTTGGCCGGCGAACCGGAGGTACTGAATTCCGCCATGTCCATCCCGGAACGCCTTGAACCGGTGCTGAGGCTGTACCCGTTCGCCGTAGAATCCATCACCGTCGAAAACTTGAAAGAGAAGAAGTCGGTGTGGTGGCTTGACACGGACATCGGCCGCCTCGTGATGAAGTTGTCCCCGAACCCGCCGCGGCAGATGAGGTTCGTGCTCGCTGTCGCACGTCACCTGCAGGAGCGCGGAGTGAGGATTCCGGAAATGCTGCCCACCCGCGCCGGTGAGTTTTGCGCCGAACTGGACGGGGCCTGCTACGTCGTCTCGCGGGCCGCCGGGGGCCGCACGCCGAGCTATTTCGTGAAGCGCGAACTCGAGGCGATCATTCGTGGCTTGGCCGGTTTCCACAGGGCCTCGAGGGGGTTTGCGGCGCCGGACGGCGCTTACGTGAGGTCTCACCTTGGCACGTGGCGGCACGAGTACGCCGGACGGCTCGCCGACCTGGAGCGCTTCGCCGCGCAGGCCTCCCCGGGGGGCTCCGAATTCTCGAGTATAGTCAGCCGCGAGTCGGTCGTAATGGTCGACCAGGCGCGTCGCGCCCTGTCCGGCCTGGACGGCCCCGCGTACGAGCGGTGCGTCAAGAGGGTGGCGTCTGGGTGCAACATCTGCCACCAGGACTTCGCCGCCGGGAATCTTGCGCTCGCGGGGAACGACCTGTACATCTTCGACCTGGATTCCGTGACAGTGGACCATGAGGCGAGGGACCTCAGGAAGATAGTGAACAAGGTGATGAAGAAGTCGGGCGGGTGGGACGCGTCGCTTCTCAGGGAGATGCTCGTCTCATATCACGCGGTCAATCCCCTCGGTCGCGACGACTACGAGGCGCTGAAAACAGACCTCGCGTTCCCCCACCTGTTCCACGGTGTGGTCAGCAAGTACTACGAACGGCGCGAGTCCGAATGGTC
This window encodes:
- a CDS encoding amphi-Trp domain-containing protein; its protein translation is MKWTDEYVGSKSDLIQYLKAFVGQVNSNTLSVQAQPVSVPDGTEITFKVKYNEDEEEGQLSIKVSWSKVPEE
- a CDS encoding CotS family spore coat protein produces the protein MPALAGEPEVLNSAMSIPERLEPVLRLYPFAVESITVENLKEKKSVWWLDTDIGRLVMKLSPNPPRQMRFVLAVARHLQERGVRIPEMLPTRAGEFCAELDGACYVVSRAAGGRTPSYFVKRELEAIIRGLAGFHRASRGFAAPDGAYVRSHLGTWRHEYAGRLADLERFAAQASPGGSEFSSIVSRESVVMVDQARRALSGLDGPAYERCVKRVASGCNICHQDFAAGNLALAGNDLYIFDLDSVTVDHEARDLRKIVNKVMKKSGGWDASLLREMLVSYHAVNPLGRDDYEALKTDLAFPHLFHGVVSKYYERRESEWSPSKFLKRLKDIVRLEKAKGSVLARFDEIVDSLGCTHRGG
- a CDS encoding UDP-glucose/GDP-mannose dehydrogenase family protein; this encodes MNVAVIGCGYVGLTTGAALAWMGHRVYCADRDPSVVGLLNDGKIHLYEPDLDRLVSSAAGAGRLRFTTSTAEAIVGAEVALVCAGTPSSPDGSADLSQVKDAYECIARAPGPRRGALVVATKSTVPPGTCSSLAARYGSYGMRICSNPEFLREGTAVRDALHPDRVVIGSDDPVSTQVLCELYMSLGRPLFVVSPIEAELIKYAANSFLAARISFINEFAELCEAVGADVTRVAAAAGADPRIGASFMQAGIGFGGPCLPKDLKALVSAGRDHGVAMDILEQVERRNSRQRARAVERIARALGGLEGRIVAVWGVTFKPGAGDTRESPPVDVARVIMESGASVRFYDPAVETPVPGIEGAVCCDSPYEAVRGAHALALLTEWDEFRWVDWGLVRRLMEGDFVFDGRNALSPAVVRAMGFEYAGVGRRTGGTEFRHVHPGTP
- a CDS encoding glycosyltransferase family 4 protein — protein: MKVALVCTEKLPVPPVKGGAIQLYIDGVLPYLSNKHDLTVFGIEDPSLPGREAGPYAEFVRLPAGSTTEYLSEIARALESTPSDIVHVFNRPKWVPALNHASPESTWLLNVHNEMFNSGKISRTDAENCIALVRGIATVSDFIKRSITALYPEAASKCRVVYSGVDTLLYRPAWESEQAAARRREVRSRLGLEDPWVLLFVGRLTDKKGAHIVLKAMHEIRRLHPRIALVVVGSRWYGGNTSDDYVRYLDREAAKLGKSVVFTGFVPPSEVPAYYAAADAFVCASQWTEPLSRTIYEAMASGLPVITTSRGGNAEIIRGTGAGLIVDDYTNPGEFAHHVSYLYSNPAHAERMGRTGRQLAEGWYGWERVAADLDEMYRWAAPAKRPGRAAVGITV
- the cotE gene encoding outer spore coat protein CotE; the encoded protein is MGNMSGVGVGGATTQSFKEIITKAVYGRGEGTAHGVVTFPHLADVKKVLGATATEFRVGDVSIDNTGGDVVASVNGQFNVHVWYMCGEDTAVAKQVVSATVEIPVKPMGREQYNGLSVRVWVVKQPECGTATISAVKDSVEVEVDATLAAELTGETKLKVALLPPAGLEPVSSDRAVERGSAKPRPTGSPPNPRGPAPQPSPPPLDWDDEVPKSTDHDD